Part of the Triticum urartu cultivar G1812 chromosome 2, Tu2.1, whole genome shotgun sequence genome, tcctaacatggtattagagctTTAGGTTTTTTTTTCCACACGCGCAACTCGTGCTAAGATCCCATCGCGCCGCCGCGTTCTCTCTCTCCGGCTGCGCTGCTCCACACCGTCCGCCACTCCTACCTAGGCGCCGCTGCTGCGCTTGGCTGCTGCCTTCCTGATCCGCTGCTGCGCTTGGACGCATCCATGCCCGACAGCCTTGTTGGTATGCGCGGGATTGCTGTTCGATCCGTACGGGGCTTCATCCGATCGTGACTCGTGAGAATAGCTGGAGCTGCCCATCGTGACATGTGCTTCCCCGCATGCACGTGGTGTTCCTGCATGTGACGTGTGCCTAGCCAAGTTGTCCACTTGCTGCTGCTTTCCCACGTGATGATCTTGGTTCCAGCTCCTGTTTGATCTTCGCCCGCATCGCTCGAGGCTTCTTCAGGCTGCTCCCACGGCGCACTCCCGTGAAGGCCGCTACCTCCGCAGGCTCGATTCGGCTGCCCACTGTTTGGATTGATTCGTGTGGCCACTGGATTCTGCCGTCACCCACCGGATCTTGCCGGTCCCGTTCTGTGCTGGCGCTGTTTTCCTCCAGGCTGGTGTCGCTCGGCTGAAGCTTTGCTTCGTTCTACTGCAAAAAAAAATGTCTGCTGCATCGGGCTATGTTGTTGTCCCTCGCTGTCCGGTGATCTTTGATGGTACTAACTACACCGAGTTTACTGGCTTCATGCGCATTCACATGCGTGGCATCCGTCTTTGGGGTGTTCTTTCTGGCGAGGTCTGCTGTCCGCCACGTCCAGTTCCTCCGGTGGCCCCTACTCCGCCAACTCCATCGGTTCTTCCTACGGATGCTAATCAGGCCGCCAAGGATGCGGCTAAGGTTGCTGATGAGGCTGCTGATCGTGCTTATGATGAGAGGGTTTTGGCTTATGAGGAGGCTCTTCAGACGTATCATGGTGCTCTGTCTATTTACACCCAGTGGCTTGATGATGATGCTCGTGCTGCAGCTGTTCTCACTGCTAGTGTTCTGCCTCAGTTTGCTTCTGAATTTCTGGGTCTTTCTACTGTCTTTGATATGTGGACCCGTCTTCGTGAGCGCTATCAGCCCTCTAGTGATGCCTTATACCTCTCTGTGATCCGTCAGGAGCATGCTCTTCAGTAGGGTGACTCTACTGTTGATGACTTCTATGCACAGAGTTCTGCTATCTGGCGCCAGCTTGATTCTCTCTGTAGTGCTGGGTGTCGTACCTGCCCCTGTTGCCAGGCTGTCCAGGCCAATTTGGAGTTTCATCGCGTCTATGAGTTCTTGTCTCGGCTCCGTAAGGAGTTTGAGCCCCGGCGTGCTCAGTTGTTTGCTCGTGGCCGTATTTCTCTCATGGAGGCGCTTTCTGAGATTCGTGCTGAGGAGACTCGCTTACGTGGTGCTGGTTTGCTGGAGGTTCCCTCTGTGCTCGCTACTCGTGCTCCTACGCCACTTGCTCCACCGACCCCTTCTCGCTCGAGTGCTCCGCCGCTCTTGCCCACTCCTTCTGGAGGCTCAGGTCGCCCCCGACCACATTGCGCCTATTGCAACAATGATGGTCATCTTGAGTCTCAGTGCTACACGAAGAAGAAACACGTGCGCAAGGCTCGATCATCATCTTCAAGGACTTCGTCATCTACCTCGACAGCTTCAGCCATTGCTTTGACTGAGCAGGATATTTTGAGACTTAAGCGTCTGCTCGCGGCTTCAGGTTCTTCCTCGACGGGTACTGCCGGTTCTGTGACTGATGCTTCCCGCACTGAGCAATCACCCTCTACACAGTCAGGTACATCCCCATGGGTTCTGGACTCTGGAGCTTCTTTTCATATGTCTTCTCATTCTTCCACTTTGTCCTCTCTTCGATCACTGGATTCTCCTATTCATGTCTTCACTGCTGATGGTACTCCACTTTCTGTTGCTAGTAGAGGCAATCTTACTACTCCTTCTTATTTTGTTCCTGATGTTGCTCATGTTCCTCGACTTACCATGAATTTGTTTTCTGCTGGTCAACTTACGGATTCTGGTTGTCGCGTCATCCTTGACGTTGACTCTTGTTCTGTCCAGGACCGTCACACGCACACTCTGGTTGGGGCTGGCCCTCGCCGCCGTGATTCTCAGAGTCTTTGGGAGTTGGACTGGCTTCATGTTCCTTCTGCTGCCACCACCATCGCCAGTTCTTCTGCTTCTGTCGCCTCCGTCACTGGTTCCttccagcagtggcatcatcgaCTTAGTCATCTGTGTGGTTCTCAGTTGTCTTCTTTAGTTCATCGAGGCCTTCTGGGGTCTGTCTCAGGAGATGTCTCTTTAGAGTGTCAGGGTTGTCGTCTTGGCAAGCAGATTCAGTTACCATATTCACATAGTGAGTCAGTGTCTAAGCGTCCTTTCGATTTAGTCCattctgatgtatggggtccgGCCCCTTTCGCTTCGAAAGGTGGTCATAAATACTATATTATTTTCATAGATGATTTCTCTCGTTACACATGGCTTTATTTCATGACTTCTCGTTCTGAGGTGTTGTCTATTTATAAGCgttttgctgccatggttcaTACTCAGTTCTCTTCACCCATTCGTGTTTTTCGTGCTGACTCCGCTGGCGAGTATATCTCTAAGATGTTGCGTGGTGTTCTTGCTGAGCACGGGACTCTCTCTCAATTCTCttgtcctggtgctcatgctcagaatggtGTGGCTGAGCGAAAGCATCGACATCTTCTTGAGACGGCTCGTGCATTGATGATTGCTGCCTCTCTCCCGCCTCATTTTTGGGTTGAGGCCGTCTCCACATCCACCTATCTTATCAATATACAGCCTTCCGCTGCTCTACAGGGTGGTGTTCCTTTCGAGCGACTTTTTGATCGTTCTCCCGATTATTCGATGCTTCGCTCGTTTGGTTGTGTTTGCTATGTTCTTCTTGCCCCTCGCGAACGCACCAAACTGACCGCTCAGTCTGTTGAGTGTGTCTTCTTaggctacagtgatgagcatAAGGGCTATCGTTGTTGGGATCCTATTGGTCGTCGGATGCGTATCTCTCGAGATGTGACTTTTGAAGAGTCTCGTCCCTTCTACCCACGCCCATCTTCCTCGACTTTTTCAGTGCAGGATATCTCTTTCCTCACTTTTCCTGACTCACCTATCACCCCCGCCGAGACTGTACCTCTCCGTTCCACTTCCTCTCCTTCTCCACATCTAGTTGATTTGCAGCCACCATCCTCCCCGGTCTCCTCGCCTAGCATGTCACCGGGTTCTCCACCTTCATCTCCGGTGACTTCCTCCCCGGTCTCCTCTCCCAGCCTGTCACCGGATTCTACACCTTCATCTCCGGTGACTTCTTCGTCGCCACCCCCTGATTCTACCTTGCCGATTCCTCCTTCTATTATTCCATCTTTTCCTCAGCATTACACTCGTCGTCCACGACCAGTCGATGCCTCTGTGGATGGGTCGTCATCTTCCTCTCAGCCTACTTATGGCTTGCGTTCTCGTCCTCGTCCGCCTATTGATCGCTTTGGATTTCCCACCGCTGGTGCTGCTGTTCTTGAGCCGACTTCTTACCGTCAGGCTGTTGTTCATCCTGAATGGCAGTTTGCGATGGCAGAGGAGATTGCTGCTCTTGAACACACTGGTACCTGAGATCTTGTTTCTCTTCCTCCCGGAGTCCGTCTgatcacttgtaagtgggtctacaaggttaagactcgctccgatggttctcttgagcgtcacaaagctcgtcttgtggctcgtggttttcagcaggagcatggtcgtgattatgatgagacttttgctcctgtggctcatATGACCACTGTTCGTACACTTCTTGTCGTTGCCTCTGCACGCCACTGGTCTATATCTCAGCTTGATGTTAAGAAtgcctttcttaatggtgagCTGCGTGAGGAGGTGTACATGCAGGCACCACCTGGGTATTCTGTTCCTGATGGCATGGTATGTCGTCTTCGtcgctctctctatggccttaagcaagccccccACGCCTGGTTTGAGCGCTTTGCCTCTGTGATCACTGCTACTGGTTTTTTTACCAAGTGCTCATGATCCAGCATTGTTTATTCACCTTTCTCCTCGTGGTcggactcttcttcttctttatgttgatgacatgatcatcacggGGGATGACCCCGAGTATATTGCCTTTGTAAAGGCCCGTCTTAGTGAGCAGTTTCTTATGTCTGATCTTGGACCTCTTCGCTACTTTCTTGGGATTGAAGTCTCTTCTACCTCTGATGGCCTTTTTATATCCCAGGAAAAGTATGCTCGTGCTGCTCTTACTGACGAGCGCGTTGTTgagactcctatggagctcaatGTTCACCTACGTGCTACTGATGGTGATCCTCTCCCTGACCCGACGTGTTATCGTCATCTTGTTGGCAGTCTTGTCTATCTAGCTGTCACTCATCCGGACATCTCTTATCCGGTTCATATTCTGAGTCAGTTTGTCTCTGCCCCCACCTCGGTTCACTATAGTCATCTCCTTCGTGTTCTTCGATATCTTCGAGGCACGATCTCTCACCGTCTATTCTTTCCTCGCTCCAGTTCTTTACAGCTCCAGGCCTATTCGGATGCTACGTGGGCTAGTGATCCTTCCGATCGCCGTTCACTTTCTGCTTactgtgtttttcttggtggttctctcattgcctggaagacgaagaaacagcttgcagtttcccgttcgagtgccgaggctgagttgcgagcaatggctcttttgacggcagaggtgacttggttacgGTGGTTACTTCAGGATTTTGGTGTTTCTGTCACTACACCGACTCTGCTTTTATCTGACAGTACAGGTGCTATCAGCATTGCACGCGATCctgtgaagcatgagctcaccaagcatattggtgttgatgcTTTCTATGTGCGCGCTGCTGTGCAGGATTAGGTTATTGCTCTTCAGTATGTGCCTTCCGAGTTATAGTTGGCGGATTTCCTGACGAAGGCTCAGACTAGAGCACAACATGGCTTTtatctctccaaactcagtgttgttcatccatcatgagtttgagggggggtgttagagttataatataagtcatgtacccctttgtatttatcccgttgtataaggggtttcctggcatatgttccacacctgtacatgtatatatatatcggcctatggcctcatgggaatacaagttgcatattcCTAACAGGCTCAAAGTCAACAAGATTTCAAGTCCCAACGTAGAACAACCAATTCCATTTGCAATGATGCTATCTGTTGCCACTCTGGCAATTATCAACAGCATTGAAGGTACAGTACTGTTCAACAAATGTGAAAAGATTACATCACTTACTCAAGAGGAGAAAAATTACAAGCCGGCAAAACTCTAACATCCTTACAACATACTTGACCAACTTCTAAAAATGCTATATCTAACTATTATAACAGCCCTGTTATCCTTGATACAGGGGAAAGAATGACTAATGACGCATGTCAACATGTGTAACCAAGGTACATGTGAAGTAATAGGTACGGCCTTGTGAACACTACCTAGCCTTGGCTACTTCAGGATAATCACAGACCGAAACAACAGAGAGTAAAAAATGTTCAAATCACCAATACCCCCTGTCTACTACTCATGCCAACTGCCAAGCCAAGAAACAAAACGAACTCCAGAGTCAAAACTTTCTGCCACCCAACACAAGCCTGGCCAAAGCTCTTGCCTACTGTATGAAGGCACAGGATCATCAAGCGGCACACTTTTCTGGCTTCTCCAGTCTGTCACGTATTTTTGCATAGAAATCCCAATTCGGATCACTCTCAGTAATGAAAGGTTGACCAAAAGGGTGCTCCTGAACATAACGCTGAACATCATCTGCAGCAGCAAGGTTCTCTAGATACACACGAAGATCTCCACCTGGTCCTGTTTATGGAACAACATTCAGCATTAATGATTCGACACATGTAAAACAGTAAAGCGATCTTAAAATGATGAATCTGACCCAATGAATTATCCGTCCTGTTATGGTAGCTGTAGGGTTGTGGGAAAATGGCAGTGTGTGGCTGCAAAATACAGATGTCAACATAAAATATATGTGAATAGCAACAGATGGGCTTAGCATCAACACATACAACACAATAGGAGCAGAGCGTACAACTCAGTACCGGATTGCACAGAGCCTTGTAAGGGGAATCATCCACAAGCAAAGTATTCGAAGGTGAAAATTCCCCTTGCTCCCACGGAAGATCAGGGTCCTCTTTATTCCACAGTTTCTTTAGTTCCTTCAATACTAAGGGTTTGCATTGATTCTCAAGAGTATTACACTTGGTAGCAGTGCAGTGAGATGCATCCTGGGCAGATTAGAACAGTGAATGCATTAGGACTTCTGAGTAACTCCAGAAAGAGAAACAGTCGAAAACAATATAGCAATGCGAATGACATTTTAACACATTCCTGGACTGTGCAAATGCACATCACCTGACATTCTTGCAATTATACTCCCAAGTGGAGACCATCAACAACAAAATTAGGCCGGAGATTAGAAGTAGCAAGTACACATGCATTTCCATTACTTACCCAGCAGAATAGCAAGTGTCGCCTGAGATCTTTCATAAGGATATCGACAACATCATCCACATTTACTCTGGAGAATTAGAAAATTGGAATTAGCACCGTGCGGATAAATCATGTCAAGTGGAGAGGTGTAGGGGGAAAGAATCAGTACTTCATTCTCGACGACCATACCCCTagctcaaagttctggaagcaaaATCTCAGAAAATCGTCATGGTATGGTCTTATGAAGACTGTTGCAATAGTATATCATCGAACATTAGCATTTTGATGAGATAGAAATTCCGATCAAGATTGATACCAAAAGGAAAGTGCCGCACAAGGAATATTAAAGAAGTAACTTTACCATATTTGCCTCGAACTTTTGCATGTGCCAAGCGAGAGTCTCGAGAGTTGCGGTGGATTGGAGTGATATCCGCAAGCAGACCATTAAGATCAAGAATAAGAAGTTTTTTCCTCTGAAACCTTACAAGCGATCCTCCTGGTGAGTACATGTCCTGGACAACATTTTTTGCAGTAACCTCAGATTCACATATTGAGTATCCCATACTTCCTGTAACCTTCACGGTACCTGTTCTATACACATCGTTCCTTTCATCTGAGCTGACATCACCCACCGCAGGTGCCTCAGTAACAGCTACTTGAGccctcttcttccttctccgTTTCTTCCGCTTAGGCTTATGAGAGTTGTCGTTATTCTCATTCTTTCCCTCCACCAAATTTTCAGCTATGTTTACCTCAGGACAATCTGGTCCCTTTCCATTTCTGGGACTCATACTGATTTCAGTATCTCCTGGTAGACCTTCCCCTCCTTTGCCTTCTATGTAGCCCTTTTCAATTTTATCCACCACAACAGCACTGGTGTCTGGTCTAGCAGAAGGGGATTGATCTTGCTTACATTTCTTCTGTTTCTTGAGCTTAGGTTCCTGAGAGTAGTCTTCATTCACTTTATTTTCCTCCACCAAATGCTCAGTTATGTTTACATTGGGACATTCTGGACCCTCTCCCGGTTTGGGACTCGTAGTAACATCACCACCTCTGGATGCAGCTTCCACATTTGTGCTGCCACGTCCTGATTTATCTGGCACAACATCACCGGCATCCAACAAGGTAGAAGGGGATTGCTCCtggttcttcttcttccatttgTTGAGCTTATTCTTCTTCAACTTTGGTACCCCCTTCTCTGTAAAGTCTACTCCAGGACATTTTGAGTCCTCTCCATCTCTAGGGCTAATACTAGCTTCACCATCCTGTGGTGCACCATCACCATTCATACAGCTAATTCCAGATTCATCTGCCACAACAGCACCAGTATCAAGTACAACAGAAGGGGATCCTTCCTTGTTATTCTTTCGTTTCTTGGGCTTACGCTTCTTCTCCTCCTGTGTCCCCTTCTCTGCCATGTTTGCCTCTGGACAGCATGGATCCTCTACTGTGCTCATACTAACTTGAGCATCTCCCAAAGCATCATCCCCATCCGTGCCAACATTTCCAGATTTGTCTGCCTCAACAGCACCATCATCAGACACAGCAGCAGGGGATCGCCCGTGCTTATTCTTCTTCCATTTCCTGGGTTCAGGCTCCTTCCTCTCCAGTGTCTCCTCCACAATGTTTACCTCGGGACAGTCTTGACCCTCTCCATTTCTGGCACTCATACTAATTTCAGCAACTCCTGGAATACCCTTCCCATCTGTGCTGTCACTTTCAGATTTACCAACCACAATGGCGGCATCCACTACAGCAGGAAAGGATGGTTCATGCTTGTTCTTATTCCGTTTCCCCAGCTTGGACTTCTTACCCTTGGGTACATCCTGCTCTGCAATGTTTGCAGCAGAAAAGCCTAGATCCTCTTCATTTCTGGGACGCCTACTAGCTTCATCATCTCCTGGTACATCTTCCACATTTTTGCAGCCAACTCCGGATTTGTTTACCTCAATAGCGTTGTCATCAGACACAGTAGAAGAGGATGGCTCCTGCGTAATCTTCTTActcctttttcttttcttgtGAACTTCAGAGTCTCCTAGAACACCTTCCCCATCAGTGCAGTCATCACCTGATTTACCCGTGGCGGCAGCATCAGCACCCGATGCAGCAGCACAAGGAGATTGCTCCCTCTTATTCTTCTTTCGTTCGTTGAGCTTAGGCTTCTTTTCCCTGTCCGTTGTCCCCTTCCCTGTAGAAGCCATAAAATCAGTGCGGCTATACATGCTTTCTCCAAGCAACACAAGGAAAACAAAGACAGATTAGCATGGCTAGTGCGAATCAGGGGCAGGAAGCAAAGCATTGGACTACCAGATGGATAAACCCAGCCCTAGCCGCAGACGCAGCCACGGACACACGCATTTCACCGTTTCAACGAGACGCATAGCCGGGCGTAGGTGCTTACCTGCATCGGCGGGATCCAGTGCGTGTACAGTGGCGGAGGCCTCCTGCGCGGCCCTGgcgtcgccgccccgtcgcctGCTCCTCCTCGGCGTGGCTGAATCAGAAGCGGCAGCGGATACCGCGGgagcctcctccggcgcacccgTAGCGGCAGCCTCGCCCCGCCGCTTGCCCTTCTTCCCCATCCGATCTAGTTTTTCTGGGACAGGCAGAAGATGGCTGAATACACCGAGCGCATCAGGGCGCAGACCGCCAGAGCCTCCCTGCTGGTGACTGCAAGGTAGGGGCAGAGCAGCGCGACGTGgtttcggcggcggcggcggcgtcgctGCCTGGATTAGGTTTAAGCGACGTGTCGGGTTCGATTTGTCACCCGCGCGCCAACACGCAAAGCCCTGCCATTACATTGGGCCGTACGAGTTTGGGCTGTACTATGTTAAAAAAAACAGAGTTTGGGCTGTACGAATAAACGAAATTGCATCAATTAATGATCCAATTTGTCTAAAAAATAGAGTTTGGCCTGTGATCACTTGCGAGTGGTGGCGCGCTCCGTGTCGCGCTCTGGGTGTTGCTTTtggtttttttttattttttttcacaCATGTTTCCGGCTTTTAAAgtattttttttagtttttcaTCGATCTTTTTTAGCTTTtggaaaaaaatgtgttttccttttttccttttgcttctgcgagaggcacaaccgtgcctctcggaaacagaaaaaaaaaacatattttctgtttttcttttacGAGAAGAAGCACGGTTGTGTTTTCGCGTGAGGCaaggccgtgcctctcggaaatggaaaaaaacacgttttctgGTTTTTTTCTTCCACAAGAGGCACGGTTTTACTTTCGTGAGAGCATGACCGTGCCTCtcagaaatgaaaaaaatatgttatttgtttctttttctttcgcgagaggcacggttttgcttctgcgagaggcacgCCCTTTAGAAAACGAAACAAtgtgttttctgttttctttccTTTCGCGAGAGGTATGATTTTGCTTTCG contains:
- the LOC125537530 gene encoding uncharacterized protein LOC125537530; amino-acid sequence: MGKKGKRRGEAAATGAPEEAPAVSAAASDSATPRRSRRRGGDARAAQEASATVHALDPADAGKGTTDREKKPKLNERKKNKREQSPCAAASGADAAATGKSGDDCTDGEGVLGDSEVHKKRKRSKKITQEPSSSTVSDDNAIEVNKSGVGCKNVEDVPGDDEASRRPRNEEDLGFSAANIAEQDVPKGKKSKLGKRNKNKHEPSFPAVVDAAIVVGKSESDSTDGKGIPGVAEISMSARNGEGQDCPEVNIVEETLERKEPEPRKWKKNKHGRSPAAVSDDGAVEADKSGNVGTDGDDALGDAQVSMSTVEDPCCPEANMAEKGTQEEKKRKPKKRKNNKEGSPSVVLDTGAVVADESGISCMNGDGAPQDGEASISPRDGEDSKCPGVDFTEKGVPKLKKNKLNKWKKKNQEQSPSTLLDAGDVVPDKSGRGSTNVEAASRGGDVTTSPKPGEGPECPNVNITEHLVEENKVNEDYSQEPKLKKQKKCKQDQSPSARPDTSAVVVDKIEKGYIEGKGGEGLPGDTEISMSPRNGKGPDCPEVNIAENLVEGKNENNDNSHKPKRKKRRRKKRAQVAVTEAPAVGDVSSDERNDVYRTGTVKVTGSMGYSICESEVTAKNVVQDMYSPGGSLVRFQRKKLLILDLNGLLADITPIHRNSRDSRLAHAKVRGKYVFIRPYHDDFLRFCFQNFELGVWSSRMKVNVDDVVDILMKDLRRHLLFCWDASHCTATKCNTLENQCKPLVLKELKKLWNKEDPDLPWEQGEFSPSNTLLVDDSPYKALCNPPHTAIFPQPYSYHNRTDNSLGPGGDLRVYLENLAAADDVQRYVQEHPFGQPFITESDPNWDFYAKIRDRLEKPEKCAA